CTGTTGTTACTATCATTTCATTATCAAATAAATTCTTTGGGGAAGCTGGAACAAGAACCCAGTTTCTGAACTCTCATTATGGTCTTCCAAGAATATCAGTCTGTTTTGGCCCCTCATTCCAAAATTCAGAACTGAATTTAACAAACACAATCATCTGTGAACATCTAAGTGGCCTTCGACTGCTTGTTCTTAATGTGGCAGTTCAAATATACAAAAGGATACTAAAGGATACTACCGCCCTTGGCTATGCTATGAGCTAGATGGGTATAACCTTTGATCAGAGACCTTATCTAGCTGGATTTCAGATTCATTATCCACAGCTTGAGAATTCACCTAGGTGACTCTGCAATACCTACTTAAACACTCTAGTTCAGTAAGAATCttcctaaacaaaacaaaaccaggttCTCATTTGGCAATTCACTTCACTActcagaaaatttttatttccttcataggaaaaacagcaaacaaaaaaattacagacgTCCTTTCCAACAGTGATGGCCTCCCCACGAGATCATGCCTCTCACAAAGGATCTCCTTCATCCCTCTccagaaaagaggaaagacaaGAAGCAGCACCTGGTGCAGAGCCCCAATTCCTATTTCATGGATGTGAAATGCCCAGGATGCTATAAAATCACCACCATCTTTAGCCATGCACAAAGAGTAGTTTTGTGTGTTGGCTGCTCTACTGTCCTCTGCCAGCCTACAGGAGGAAAAGCAAGGCTTACGGAAGAATGCTCCTTCAGACGGAAGCGGCACTAAAAGCCCCCAAGATCAAGATGAATTGGAAACCATCCCAATAAACatattttggattaaaaaaaaaaattacagacgtTATCAAAAATATGTGGTTCTTTCCTGTAAAAGGCTAAGTTATTGCACTATTACTAGATAACTGAAGTCTATGTTCTCAACCCTGAAGGTGGTTCTTCTGAACTCTGGGCCATTCATTTAGCTGCTCGCCACCTCTCCAGGtaccaaaatgagaaaatacttaCCTTCATCTCAAAAGTGCCAAATGAATGTACTAAAGAACTAAATAGTTATACCCCCACTGCATCACTTCCAAAAGAGTGGGCATAAGGTTTAACCCTAAAACATTCCAGACCAATGTGGAGTGATGGTAATCTCCTCACAAACTCAAGAACTATGAACACAGTATGTGTTCAATGATTTGCATACATTTTGGGGAAAAGCTATTTAAATCACGGGTTTAACCAAGTTATCACTTTCTGCTTAGTATATAAAAACTATATTGGATGAGGATAAAtttcccagaaaaataaaaccaactgttttctggggaaaaaatttCTTCTCACAAGTTGCCATTTAAAcgtcttcattcatttttttttttcttttttccttcttagaaAGAAAAGACTTGTTATAACCCAACTGTTTTGGCTGTTGTCAGCAAAGAGAAGAAGGAGTTGATACTAGAATAGTCCAACTTTTGGCGATCCAAAGAACAGTACTTGTTGGATTCCTATCAAACACTTGAATGAAACAACTCAATATACTGACTTCAAAGAACTAGCTTGCATTTGACCAAATAAATTCTGATCCAATAAAGGAAGATCATATTCTTCGGGATTAGCAACAAACATTTCACTGATCTCAGTTCTTCCATACAGAGCTCAAGACTCATCCAGTGACACATCccaaaaagtaaaaatgcaaaattttctGGGAAAAGGATTTCCACATTAGTATCAAGCAACGAGTTATCAGTGACCTCAGTAGCACCTATAGGATACTTACGAATTTGTGTGTAGATAGTCAAAGGTTAGCTGAGCTCGATTCAGACTGCTGTAATTTGTGAAAGCCATGAGTGCAGTGAGGTCTCCAGTTCTTTACCCACTAACTGGGAACTATAAGCTTACAATGGAACAGATTTTTCAGGATTCCTTCCAGTAAAGGTTTGGTAAATCTGTGCTCCTTAGTTAAACAAGGTTATCTAGTATCTAACCAAGATATATTCAAAAAGATGTCTAAAACAAaactcaatttctcctttcatttttttttaaatcttctcaaTGACTATGATGTAATATTTTGGAAGGAACTACGTCATAAACGTGTAGTCTTAAGGAGCTTCAGCGTTAATCTGCGACAGTTCACGGAGTGGAATATGGTTGGTCCTAGAGTAGATGATACTGGAGTTGACGATTTAATTACTGCTCCATCTTCATGATCTTCgagccttttttgttgttgttcctctaAATTTCCTGTGAGGAAATTTACCAATCCGGAAACTTACCAATCCGGAAATTTAGCAACTTCAGTCATAAAATTGGACAACCACCCATGTCTTCGCCATCAATGATCCCAGGATCCTTAAATTAGCCCCAGACTGGTGACCACGATGTTGATGAAGTGCATATGGCGTTAGTTCCGGCTTCACCACCTCCCAACTGAAAGATCTCCTAAGCGCTGAAGACCGATTTCTGTTTTCACAGCCCGGACCAAACCTAGCTTGCTGTGTGCCCCAATTTCGTCAGGGTAGTGGGTCAAATTACCTCACACTGACCCACTAAGTAGCCACAGAACTGACCCGCCCAAATTAACTCAGGCGGGCcgcgcccctcccccacttccctcagACACCGGCCTCAGCCTCTCAGGCCCTGACTGGGCCTCGGTCCCGTGGTCTCCTCCTCACGGACAGGAGTTAGTCCCAGCTTTCAAGGCCCGGATCGAGGACAGTGGCGAGCGCACCACCCGACCGGGCGTTGCCCGGCGCTCACAGCTGCCTTTGTCCCTCCCCACGGAATTGGAACCCAACAACCGCAGCGCGCTCTTGGAACCATGTGCTGccgccgcctccgcctccgccgctgccgccgccgccgcgagaCCAGCCGCCCGCGCGCCGCGCTGGATGAGATGGTGACCGGACTCAGCACCACAAACTTCGGCGTTTAGGGCTCCTCCGCCGCCACTGCCGCTGCCGCCACTGCCACCTCAGCCACCGCTTTGTCTCCGCCAGTGCACACCAGCCAGGCCGCCTCGCGCACTCCCCGACGCCCCAAGCCCCCGAGGCCTCCGCGGCGCACTCGGCCAATCACAGAGCcgcccctcctcccgcccccgccCTGATGCGAAGCCTCCTGATTGGTGGGTAGCGTGTCTCCACGTGACCGGATTTTGTTAGCcgggcaccccccccccccgtcacGTGAGTGCGCGCGCCTCTCTTCCTGCTTTCTTGACCATCTCCGCCATTTAAAGAAACAGTACCGGGGGCGGGCCGAGCGACGCAGCCGGGACGGCAGCAGCGGCACGGACCGGAGGAGCCATCTTGTCTCGTCGCCGGGGAGTCAGGCCCCTAACTCGAAGAAGCCCTGGCgcgccctccccccctccccggtCTGGTAGGGCGAAGGAGCGGGCGCGCGGTCGATCGAGCGATCGGTTGGCGGCTCTTTCTCCTGCTCTGGCATCCAGCTCTTGGGGCGCAGGCCCGGCCGCCGCGGCGCGCGCCCGGTGGCCGTTGGCGCTCGCGCCGCGTCTTTCTTCTCGTACGCAGAACTCGGGCGGCGGCCTATGCGTTTGCGATTCGACGAGGAGTCGTCCGGGTGGTCGGCGGCGGCGGGCAGCTGCTCCGCCCCGCTCCCGGGGAGGCGGCGGGATTTGGCGCGGCCGGGGAAGCTGGGGTGGCTGGGGCCGGCCTGGAGGCCTGGCGCCACCCTTCGGGGCCTGCAAGGACCCAGTTGGGCGGGCAGGAGGGGGCCGGGGGATGGTTGGTGGTGGGCTTCCTactttgcctttttcttcttaTGCCGCCCTAGTGAGGGGCGGGATCTCTGGCGGCAGCTCCGGGGTGGAGAGACAAGCTCCGGAGTCGGAAGAGCTGGTTTTGCTTCCGGGCCTAGCCACCAGTTGGCcgagtgaccttaggcaagtcacttggTAATTTGtctgcgcctcagtttcctcctctatcaACGTTTGTGGGATTGAAAGcgctttgtaaactataaagcgTCGGTGAATGTAAGGGATGATTATTGTTCGTAatggttggcttttttttttttttttttgagttgtaagAAAACTTATCAATTGTCCAATTCTTGGATTTTGAACCTGGGAACCTTGGATTGGAGTTGGATATTCCCAAATTCCCTGAAATTGTGTGCAAAAATTAGTGGGAATATGCATTTTAGGGGAATGAGTATCCATCGCCAGCAAGTTTTCAGAGGGGGCTGTGACCCAGAAGAGTTAAGAACCACAATTCCTTTGCcacaaggaggaaactgaggcctagatgTCATTTGGGACCCGTCACAACCAATTTGAAGCCCCTGTTGAATCCCTGGGATATGTGAGCTGTTCTATGCATAGTGGGTATTCGGGGTAACAACACTCCACTGCTTGGCTTCTATTCTGAGTCTTTTTACCATGGGTTGCCTGAAAGGTGGCTGACGCATATGGTACAGTGGCACCCAATATAAAGCAGCTAAAAGTAAGAGTGGATGTGTTCTCTAGTATCAAGAAGCCTGTTTAATCTTTGGCCcaacaactttttattttctggtgCCTGACTACCTTTCTGTTTCATTGACCATTTTCCATGACCATGGCTGCCATCCGTTACTTGcttctattttatattcttagtTTCTGTGATTGGTAGTGAGCaggcttatttttaaatggtgctGCCAAGTCCAGTTAATTAATGATGCAGGTGGATTTTTAGCAAGCTGGCTGACTGGAACAAACTGAACCAGGCATGGAATTCCTGAAGATGTTTGGGGGTTTGTCTTTATTAGTTGAAG
This genomic stretch from Eubalaena glacialis isolate mEubGla1 chromosome 15, mEubGla1.1.hap2.+ XY, whole genome shotgun sequence harbors:
- the LOC133075220 gene encoding small ribosomal subunit protein eS27-like is translated as MPLTKDLLHPSPEKRKDKKQHLVQSPNSYFMDVKCPGCYKITTIFSHAQRVVLCVGCSTVLCQPTGGKARLTEECSFRRKRH
- the TUG1 gene encoding taurine up-regulated 1; translation: MLMKCIWHTGLSLSGPDWASVPWSPPHGQELVPAFKARIEDSGERTTRPGVARRSQLPLSLPTELEPNNRSALLEPCAAAASASAAAAAAARPAARAPRWMRCAHQPGRLAHSPTPQAPEASAAHSANHRAAPPPAPALMRSLLIEALARPPPLPGLVGRRSGRAVDRAIGWRLFLLLWHPALGAQARPPRRAPGGRWRSRRVFLLVRRTRAAAYAFAIRRGVVRVVGGGGQLLRPAPGEAAGFGAAGEAGVAGAGLEAWRHPSGPARTQLGGQEGAGGWLVVGFLLCLFLLMPP